Within the Nocardioides humi genome, the region AGACCTCGACCGGCTTGTTGGAGAGCACCACGCCCTTCTGGTACGACGTCCCCACGTACGGCGCGAACCGGCGGACCGCCTCGTCGTACAGCGGCGACTTGGCGTAGTTCTTGTTGACCAGGTCGATGGCGAACAGCGCGTAGAAGTACCGCGGGATGGACTGGAGCGTCTCGCAGGCCTGCGCGATGTTGCGGACCAGGGTGGCGTTCTGCGGGACGTGGGTCTTCCACGCCGTGTCCAGGGCGTAGCAGGCCTTGTACAGGTGCGATCCTCCGCAGATCCCGCAGATGCGAGGCGTGACGATGAGCCCCGCCTGCGGGTCCTTGCCCCTGAGGATGATCTCGAAGCCGCGGAACATCGCCGCCTCGGTCCAGGCGGAGGTGACGACGCCGTCCTCGATGGTCACGCGGACGTCGAGGTCTCCCTCGACCCGCCCCAGCGGGCTGACGAAGAGATCGGTGCTGGTCATGTGGGTGGGCCCTTCTCGTTGGGCCGGCCTGGTCGTGCCGGCCGATGGCGGTGGTGTGGATCGGGTGGGAGGACCGCGAGGTCACACCACGAACATGTCTTCCTTCGACCACTGGGGCGCGGCGAGCCGGGCCGCCGACGCCTGCGCCATGTAAGTGAGGTGGTCGGCGCCCTCGGGAACCTCCTTGGGGATCACCCCGGAGACCTTCTGCGTCTTGAACACGGTGCCCTTCGCCAGGTCGAAGAACGGGAACTCGGGCTCGGTGCAGCCCAGGCACGGCATGCCGGCCCGAGTCTTCGAGGACTGGCGGTTCCACAGGATCCGGTTGCAGGGACTGTGGGTCATCGGGCCGCGGCAGCCGAGCTCGTAGAAGAGGCAGCCGGTCCGGGTCCCCTCGCCGAAGGACATCGTCGACTGCTTGTAGTCGAAGAACTGCACCCGGGTGCAGCCCGTCTGGGTGAAGGTCTTGAAGAAGGTCTGCGGACGGTGCAGGTCGTCGAGGGCGATGTCGGCGGTTCGGCCTGTCGCGAGCGCGACGATGATCTGGGTGATCCAGTCCGGGTGGGCGGGACAGCCGGGGATGTTGATGACCGGCAGCCCGGCCTTCGACACCCAGTCGGCGCCGAGGAAGCCGCCCTTCTTGCGCTTGTGGAACTGCAGGCCGGTCGACTGCGACGGGTTGGGTTCCATCGCGGGGATCCCGCCCCAGGTGGCGCAGTCGCCGATCGCGACCACGATGGAGGCGGCGTTCGCCAGGTCGGTCACCCACTCCTTCATCTCGCGGTCGGCGAAGCGGTCGTAGCCGTCCTTCTCGATGACGGTGCCCTCGAACACGAAGATGTCGAGAGGACGCGCGCCGCTGGCGCAGTCGGCGAAGATCTTCTGCGCGTTGTCACCGAGCTCCAGCCCGAGCGAGGGGTGCCAGAGCAGCTCGAGGCCGAAGTCGACGATCAGGTCGACGACGTTCGGCTCCTCGGCGTTGAGGAACGACATGGTGTTTCCGGAGCAGGCGCCGCCTTGCAGCCACAGCACTGAGGACATGGCCCTTCCTTTCTGTTGAGACCGGCCTTCGAGGGGAGCGGTCAGCCACGGGGCTGGGAGTCGAGTTCGATGCCGATCGACTTCGCGACGGCGGCCATGTAGGCGATCGCCCTCTGGATGTCGGGGTCCTTGAGCAGCTTCATCAGCGACAACAGGCCCTTGACCTCGACCGGCTCCTTCTCGGCGCGCTCGGCGCCGGCGGTCAGTCCGCGTCCGATGCGCGCGATCTGATCGACCATCTCGGTCGAGACGATCCCCGAGTCGAGCACGTCGTCGATCAGGCCTGCGTCCACCACCCGGGTGACCGCGGGGGTGAGCTTCGGCATTGCGGTCGAGAGCGCGATCACGCTGGCGAGGATCTCTCCCGGGTCGACCGACTCCAGCGCCGGGTTGCTCGCGGCGACGCCGCGGATGTCGGCCAACCCCTCCGCGATCGCCTCGCCGATGGTCTCCGTCCTCCCGACGAACCCGTCGAGTCCAACGAGGAGGATCGCGAGGAGGTCTGCGTGGTCGAGCAGGTTGTTCAGCGCCGCGGCGACCTGGGGGTCGTCGAGCCGCTCTCTGAGCATGCCGATCGAGGTCTGTGGCTGGACCACGAGGTCTCCTGTCATGCGACGCCTCCAGAATCGGTGTGACCTTCGTCGCAACGACCATAGGAGCGCGCTCGGTGGGTCGGCTATCGCTTGGGCGAAGACGCTATCCATTTCGCGCAGAAAAGTTGCCGCTGATGCGAACGGGGGCCATGGTGGGCACGAGCAGCCGTCGACAACCGAGGCTCCCGGACGGTCGAGAAGGAGGTGGGGAGGTGGCTCGCCTGGCCAAGCTCGGCTTCATCAACACCTCGAAGACGACCGGACCGGTACGTCGGCGGATCCGGTCCCGCGGCGTACCGACCGCACTGGCCGGGGCCGAGGTCTTCTGCACCGACGAGGCGGCCACGGCCGAGCAGATGGTCGGCTATCTCCTGGGCCAGCACCGCCTGTCGGTGACCAGCGGCGACGCGCCGTTCCAGGCGTCGATGCACGCGGTGCGCCTGCGCGACGTCACGATGGCCTACCTGGACTATCAGCACCCGGCCCGCCTGGAGTTCGCCGAGACGGGCAACCACTACACCGTGCTGATGCCCACCAGCGGCACCGCGGAGGCCCGCTACAACGGCACCGCGGCGACCGGGCTGACCTACCAGGGCCTCGTGGTCAACCCCCACACCCGCCTGTTCCTCAGCCTCGCCTACGACACACCGCTGCTGATCATCCGGATCGAGGTGCAGGCCCTCGAGCGCCAGCTCTCGCGGATGCTGGGGCGCAGCCTGGACAAGCAGGTCCTGTTCGAGCCGGAGATGAACATGACCACCGACCCGGCGGTCCGCTGGCACGGCTCGCTCCAGCTGCTCTCCAGCGAGGTGATGACGCCGAACTCGCTGGTGCAGCAGGGCATCGGCGCCGGCCCGATCGAGGAGCTGATCATCTCCTCGCTGCTCTGGGTGCAACAGTCGAACGTGCACTCCAGCCTGGCCGACGTCTCGCAGACCGGCGGCCGGGCCGCGGTCCGGGCGGCGGTCGCCTACATCGAGGAGCACCTCGCCGACCCGATCACCCTGCGCGACATCGCCCGGCACACCAGCCGCAGCGCCCGGGCGATCCAGCAGGCGTTCGCGGACGACCTGCGCACGACGCCGATGAACTACGTCCGCGACCGCCGCCTGGAGCGGGCCCGCAACCAGCTCGCCGACGCGCTGCCCAGCGACGGGATCACGGTCACCGAGGTCGCCGAGCGCTGGGGGTTCAACCACCTCGGCAACTTCTCGGCGGCCTACCGCAAGCGCTTCGGCGAGTCCCCGTCCCAGACCCTGCGGCGCTGACATGCACGAGCTCTCCCTGTGCCGCTCGATCCTCCAGGTGGTCGAGCGTGCGGCCGGCGACCAGCGCGTCAACGCCGTGAACCTCAAGGTCGGCCAGCTGCGGCAGGTGGTCCCGGGCACCCTTGCCTACTGCTGGGGACTGGTGACCGAGGACGGGCCGCTCGCCGGCTCGTCCCTGCGGATCGAGTCGGTCCCGGTCGCCGGGGTCTGCCGCGACTGCGGGGAGGAGACCGAGATCGAGCAGGTCCTGGTCCTGGCCTGCGGCAGCTGCGGGAGCGCCGCGATGGACCTGGTCCGCGGCGAGGAGTTCCTGATCACCACGCTCGACCTCGACGACCGCGCCGCCTCCTGACGTCCCGTCATCCAGCCACCTGAGGAGAACCCGATGGGCCGCTTCCACCGCCACGACGACGAGCACGGGCACGGCCATGGCCACGGTCACGAGGACGTCGGCGACCACTCCGGCTACGAGACGGGGCCCGACCGCGTCGTGGTCCTGGAGCGGATCTTCGACGAGAACGACCGGCGGGCGGCGGAGAACCGGAGCCTGCTCGACGAGGCCGGCGTCGTCACCATCAACCTGATGTCCTCGCCGGGGGCCGGGAAGACCACGCTGCTGGAGCGGACCCTGGCGGCGCTGCCTGCACCCGAGCGGGTCGGCATCATCGAGGGCGACATCGAGACCAGCATCGACGCCGACCGACTCGAGGCCGCCGGCGCCCGGGTGTCCCTGCTCAACACCGCCGACGGCTTCGGCGGCGAGTGCCACCTCGACGCCCCGATGGTGGCCGACGCGCTGGGGCGACTGGATCTGTCCGGGCTCGACGTCCTCTTCGTCGAGAACGTCGGCAACTTGGTGTGCCCGGCCGAGTTCGATGTCGGCGCGCACCGTTCGGCGATGGTCTACGCCATCACCGAGGGTGAGGAGAAGCCGCTGAAGTACCCCGTCATG harbors:
- a CDS encoding hydrogenase maturation nickel metallochaperone HypA, with protein sequence MHELSLCRSILQVVERAAGDQRVNAVNLKVGQLRQVVPGTLAYCWGLVTEDGPLAGSSLRIESVPVAGVCRDCGEETEIEQVLVLACGSCGSAAMDLVRGEEFLITTLDLDDRAAS
- the hypB gene encoding hydrogenase nickel incorporation protein HypB yields the protein MGRFHRHDDEHGHGHGHGHEDVGDHSGYETGPDRVVVLERIFDENDRRAAENRSLLDEAGVVTINLMSSPGAGKTTLLERTLAALPAPERVGIIEGDIETSIDADRLEAAGARVSLLNTADGFGGECHLDAPMVADALGRLDLSGLDVLFVENVGNLVCPAEFDVGAHRSAMVYAITEGEEKPLKYPVMFRSVDVVVVNKLDLLPHLDFDLDLFRSHLAGVNPDAEVIELSARSGEGLERWTQWLAAARAGLPGAGLPGGGHPGGGHPGSGHPGGGHPGGEG
- a CDS encoding AraC family transcriptional regulator; translated protein: MARLAKLGFINTSKTTGPVRRRIRSRGVPTALAGAEVFCTDEAATAEQMVGYLLGQHRLSVTSGDAPFQASMHAVRLRDVTMAYLDYQHPARLEFAETGNHYTVLMPTSGTAEARYNGTAATGLTYQGLVVNPHTRLFLSLAYDTPLLIIRIEVQALERQLSRMLGRSLDKQVLFEPEMNMTTDPAVRWHGSLQLLSSEVMTPNSLVQQGIGAGPIEELIISSLLWVQQSNVHSSLADVSQTGGRAAVRAAVAYIEEHLADPITLRDIARHTSRSARAIQQAFADDLRTTPMNYVRDRRLERARNQLADALPSDGITVTEVAERWGFNHLGNFSAAYRKRFGESPSQTLRR
- a CDS encoding hydrogenase, whose amino-acid sequence is MSSVLWLQGGACSGNTMSFLNAEEPNVVDLIVDFGLELLWHPSLGLELGDNAQKIFADCASGARPLDIFVFEGTVIEKDGYDRFADREMKEWVTDLANAASIVVAIGDCATWGGIPAMEPNPSQSTGLQFHKRKKGGFLGADWVSKAGLPVINIPGCPAHPDWITQIIVALATGRTADIALDDLHRPQTFFKTFTQTGCTRVQFFDYKQSTMSFGEGTRTGCLFYELGCRGPMTHSPCNRILWNRQSSKTRAGMPCLGCTEPEFPFFDLAKGTVFKTQKVSGVIPKEVPEGADHLTYMAQASAARLAAPQWSKEDMFVV
- a CDS encoding DUF1641 domain-containing protein, producing the protein MVQPQTSIGMLRERLDDPQVAAALNNLLDHADLLAILLVGLDGFVGRTETIGEAIAEGLADIRGVAASNPALESVDPGEILASVIALSTAMPKLTPAVTRVVDAGLIDDVLDSGIVSTEMVDQIARIGRGLTAGAERAEKEPVEVKGLLSLMKLLKDPDIQRAIAYMAAVAKSIGIELDSQPRG